A stretch of Castanea sativa cultivar Marrone di Chiusa Pesio chromosome 2, ASM4071231v1 DNA encodes these proteins:
- the LOC142625655 gene encoding cysteine-rich receptor-like protein kinase 26: MRNSSSIIIALAFLICLSFSLAQPQLCSNTDTFSANITYRKNLNLLLSSLPSHVADNGGFYNATIGQDLNKVYAQGLCRGDLDMAKCCNCMNTTSQEITKQCTNPKEGFKWGANATCILRYSNRNIFGIMKVAPSQWETSLKNISSTDSEQFNQTLHNLMESLVITASLGSSSLKFAVGNTSFNSSTNVYGLVQCTPDISQKDCRSCLGYAVGDIPRCCGGKEGGKVLRLSCIVWFELYKFYNTTWANSPSLPPIESIQTIPPAPGPISDNSSSTKTSKEKSRTSWLIIFIAVPSTVSLMTVIALTWAILQRRKSKQNVDNADAIKTLETLHFNFSTIRAATNNFSEANKLGEGGFGSVYKATLPNGQEFAVKRLSGNSKQAEVEFKNEMLLVAKLQHRCLVKLQGFCWEGRERILIYELLGNGSLDQYIFDPIKRAQLKWEMRYNIICGIARGILYLHEDSRLKIIHRDLKPSNILLDEEMNPKISDFGLAKLVVAGQSHKTYTCAGTFGYMAPEYISHGHYSVKSDVFSFGVIVLEIVSGKKKSWFCNSDDVELLLSFAWKNWIEGTASNLIDQILGKCSRNEIIKFIHIGLLCVQENVAARPTMASVVQMLNSHSSSLPTPAQPAFLFCSESSDIEQDLPLLEFDSGASESEQYRDRDKAVNFLVH; encoded by the exons ATGCGTAACTCAAGTTCTATAATAATTGCTCTTGCTTTTCTTATATGCCTCAGTTTCTCTCTTGCACAACCACAATTGTGTTCCAACACAGACACCTTCTCTGCTAACATTACCTACCGCAAAAATCTCAATCTTTTACTCTCTTCTCTGCCTTCCCACGTCGCGGACAATGGCGGCTTTTACAATGCCACCATTGGCCAAGACCTCAACAAAGTTTATGCACAAGGACTTTGTAGAGGAGACCTTGATATGGCCAAATGTTGCAATTGTATGAACACCACAAGTCAAGAAATCACAAAGCAGTGTACTAACCCAAAAGAAGGTTTCAAATGGGGTGCAAACGCTACGTGTATTCTAAGGTACTCAAACAGAAACATTTTTGGCATCATGAAGGTTGCTCCTTCTCAGTGGGAGACTAGTCTCAAAAACATATCATCAACAGACTCGGAACAATTTAATCAAACACTACATAATTTGATGGAGAGCCTTGTCATAACGGCTTCTTTGGGTTCCTCTAGTTTAAAGTTTGCAGTTGGAAACACAAGCTTCAATAGCTCAACAAACGTGTATGGGCTTGTGCAGTGCACCCCAGATATATCCCAAAAGGATTGCAGAAGTTGCTTAGGTTACGCAGTAGGAGACATTCCAAGATGTTGTGGTGGGAAGGAAGGGGGCAAAGTTCTTAGACTCAGCTGTATTGTTTGGTTTGAGTTGTATAAGTTTTATAATACAACTTGGGCCAATTCTCCTTCACTGCCTCCAATAGAATCAATACAAACCATCCCTCCAGCTCCAGGTCCAATCTCAGATAATTCTTCTTCCACAAAAACAAGCAAAG AGAAGAGTAGGACATCCTGgcttatcatttttattgctgTTCCAAGTACTGTCAGCTTAATGACAGTAATCGCACTCACTTGGGCCATCCTGCAGAGGAGGAAGTCAAAGCAAAATGTTGATA ATGCTGATGCTATCAAAACACTGGAAACCTTGCACTTCAACTTCAGCACAATAAGAGCAGCAACAAACAACTTTTCTGAGGCCAACAAGCTTGGAGAGGGTGGATTTGGTTCAGTATACAAG GCTACACTTCCAAATGGACAAGAATTTGCTGTGAAGAGATTATCTGGCAATTCTAAGCAAGCTGAAGTGGAATTCAAGAATGAGATGCTGTTAGTGGCTAAGCTCCAACATAGGTGTCTAGTTAAACTTCAGGGTTTTTGCTGGGAAGGAAGGGAAAGAATCCTTATTTATGAGCTACTGGGCAATGGAAGCCTGGATCAATATATATTTG ATCCCATCAAGCGTGCCCAGCTGAAGTGGGAAATGCGTTACAATATCATTTGTGGCATTGCTCGGGGAATTCTTTATCTTCATGAAGATTCTCGCCTAAAGATTATTCATCGAGATCTCAAACCAAGTAATATCTTGTTAGATGAAGAGATGAATcctaaaatttcagattttggcCTGGCAAAGTTAGTTGTTGCAGGTCAGAGTCACAAGACCTATACGTGTGCAGGGACCTT TGGATATATGGCTCCAGAATATATATCGCATGGGCACTACTCTGTTAAGTCAGATGTATTTAGTTTTGGTGTCATAGTTCTAGAGATTGTgagtggtaaaaagaagagtTGGTTTTGCAATTCAGATGATGTGGAGCTCCTCCTAAGCTTT GCATGGAAGAATTGGATAGAAGGGACAGCTTCTAATCTGATAGACCAGATTCTTGGAAAATGTTcaagaaatgaaataataaaattcattcaTATTGGGCTATTATGTGTTCAAGAAAATGTAGCAGCCAGACCAACTATGGCTTCAGTAGTTCAGATGCTCAATAGCCACTCCTCAAGCCTCCCAACACCTGCACAGCCCGCATTTCTTTTCTGTAGTGAGTCTAGTGACATAGAGCAAGACCTGCCTTTGCTGGAGTTTGATTCAGGGGCTTCTGAGTCTGAGCAATACAGGGATAGAGATAAGGCAGTGAACTTTTTGGTGCACTGA